In Leptospira sp. WS58.C1, a single genomic region encodes these proteins:
- a CDS encoding DUF1566 domain-containing protein: protein MKQCNLKYSAKKPILFLLFIHLLSYCVPSVNEPSPAILLALVSPTFTVNTSFQLPDSNQTTCYDAAGGTRSCTGSGEDGSYLNTPAPYNLTITDAGETITETSSGLIWTRCIAGRVWDGSTCVGGSNLTLQWPSAMAYCTQLTTANRRWRLPSTREANLLPDYNLTSLPLLSTVFFPTAPTIQFWTSTPGVNADNYYAYSTNGSTSILAETTTLGVRCVSDPIPPSPDFTDQGDGTVVESGSGLIIKKCAIGQTDDASCTGTPTALTWQQAIDACEGLNFASRTNWRLPSVREGYHLIDATWAAGFSQNLPIGIFPNGFLSSNFWTGTSVGQAGQTSNAYYISVSNITTADKGTTIRARCVANP, encoded by the coding sequence ATGAAACAATGTAATTTGAAATATTCAGCAAAAAAACCAATTCTATTCTTACTTTTCATCCATCTCTTATCCTACTGCGTTCCCAGCGTTAATGAACCATCTCCCGCGATCTTATTGGCGTTAGTGAGTCCAACTTTTACGGTAAACACCTCCTTCCAACTTCCGGACTCCAATCAAACGACTTGTTATGATGCTGCCGGAGGAACCAGATCTTGTACTGGAAGCGGTGAAGATGGATCGTATTTAAACACACCGGCTCCTTATAATCTTACGATAACGGATGCTGGAGAAACGATTACGGAAACCAGCTCAGGCCTTATTTGGACAAGATGTATCGCAGGACGAGTTTGGGACGGAAGTACCTGCGTGGGTGGTTCCAATCTGACACTACAATGGCCTTCTGCGATGGCATACTGTACTCAGCTTACAACAGCTAATCGTCGTTGGAGACTTCCATCCACAAGAGAAGCCAACTTACTTCCGGATTATAATCTTACAAGTCTCCCGTTACTCTCTACTGTTTTCTTTCCGACAGCCCCGACGATTCAGTTCTGGACTAGCACACCCGGCGTAAATGCCGACAATTATTATGCGTACTCGACGAACGGCAGCACAAGCATTCTTGCAGAAACGACAACTTTAGGTGTACGCTGCGTTTCGGATCCGATCCCTCCTTCTCCTGACTTTACAGACCAGGGAGATGGCACAGTGGTAGAATCCGGATCGGGACTGATCATCAAAAAATGTGCGATCGGACAAACCGACGATGCATCTTGTACCGGTACCCCGACTGCCTTAACATGGCAACAAGCAATCGATGCATGTGAAGGATTGAATTTTGCAAGTAGAACAAACTGGCGTTTACCTTCTGTTCGAGAAGGATACCATCTTATTGATGCCACTTGGGCGGCCGGTTTCTCTCAAAATCTACCAATCGGTATATTCCCGAATGGATTCCTTTCGAGCAATTTTTGGACAGGTACATCCGTCGGACAAGCAGGACAAACTTCAAACGCATATTATATCAGTGTCTCGAATATAACGACTGCGGATAAAGGGACTACAATACGCGCACGATGTGTAGCTAACCCTTAA
- a CDS encoding adenylate/guanylate cyclase domain-containing protein, whose amino-acid sequence MAFKRSIFASASEDRLENLVLERLKPGADKEKIDARIWDLFGEVWCIMFTDLSGFSRGVEKFGIIHFLQTIHESERVLVPIIEDHDGILLKSEGDSFLVIFRNVAKGLQAAIRMQKELLEYNKDKIPEEKILLCVGLGYGKVLKIGDSDVFGSEVNTASKLGEDTAEAGEILVTQTVFDNAQDTGLKFEPIKDVPAGTQGAYRVLY is encoded by the coding sequence ATGGCATTCAAAAGAAGTATATTCGCAAGCGCATCCGAAGACAGATTGGAAAACCTAGTTTTAGAAAGATTAAAACCCGGCGCCGATAAGGAAAAAATTGATGCCCGGATCTGGGATCTATTCGGAGAAGTTTGGTGTATCATGTTTACCGACCTTTCCGGATTTTCCAGAGGTGTTGAAAAATTCGGAATCATTCATTTTCTGCAAACCATACACGAGTCCGAAAGGGTTTTAGTGCCTATCATAGAGGATCATGATGGGATACTTCTAAAATCGGAAGGGGATAGCTTTTTAGTCATCTTCAGGAACGTAGCCAAGGGACTTCAGGCGGCAATCCGAATGCAAAAGGAATTATTAGAATACAACAAAGACAAGATCCCAGAAGAGAAAATACTACTTTGTGTCGGACTCGGTTACGGAAAGGTTTTGAAAATTGGAGATTCGGACGTTTTCGGTTCCGAAGTTAATACCGCTAGCAAACTAGGGGAGGATACAGCGGAAGCAGGAGAGATACTCGTCACACAAACCGTTTTTGATAATGCACAGGATACAGGTTTAAAATTCGAGCCGATCAAAGACGTACCTGCCGGAACGCAGGGAGCGTATAGAGTACTGTATTAA
- a CDS encoding 7TM diverse intracellular signaling domain-containing protein → MRPFLLVIISILMISFTFCKSSENNINENLILDDSKNSFGILPTAKYLIFVPPQSPDNAANFLGRSKSNQIHAKQISLGTGPEEAWIEIKIYNQSKQEEWIFVSEYPWLDRIDLFDASKGNPVKLGSIGWKENDSPRQIKDRIHAMKVSIPTGKEYKLLVRIESWADKFLSFHLDTEKGFLERDKFPFTLFPAYLQIASLILLVCGVYWYRTKNKLVLFYSTLVVCITLYSAFTEGYAQYFLPKNEYNSKLMFSFAFLYIILLLHFIRKFLNLSEKLPLGENISKVLLVFNCIPLICVWIPEFPAFPLENGGKINLMSTTLLIIGSGLFLLRKGFRPALFSTSGIIISALCINIFELSGMYGIPANDFTRNAPYIGYISEYILFFLGITKIAAESKKSKRSFTNVRDTGRLKGIDIQEISDKLSELMVKERIFCDEDLGLERLSSMVGLSRHQLSEFLNSIYEQNFYTYITGIRIQEASKVLLEEPDRSIISISDSLGFSSRSTLYKEFKKKFGITPDEFRKRNLSKLS, encoded by the coding sequence ATGCGCCCTTTTTTGCTCGTTATCATATCGATCCTGATGATAAGTTTTACTTTCTGTAAATCTTCCGAGAATAATATAAATGAAAATTTAATTTTAGATGATTCGAAAAACTCATTCGGAATTCTACCGACCGCCAAATATTTGATTTTTGTTCCTCCCCAATCCCCCGACAACGCAGCAAACTTCCTCGGTAGATCGAAATCGAATCAAATCCATGCGAAACAAATCAGTCTCGGGACCGGGCCTGAGGAAGCCTGGATTGAAATCAAAATATACAATCAGTCCAAACAGGAAGAATGGATCTTCGTATCCGAATACCCTTGGTTAGATAGAATAGATCTTTTCGACGCAAGTAAAGGTAATCCGGTCAAGCTCGGGTCCATCGGATGGAAGGAGAATGATTCTCCTAGACAGATCAAGGACCGAATCCATGCAATGAAAGTCAGTATACCGACGGGTAAAGAATATAAATTACTTGTGAGAATCGAATCCTGGGCGGATAAGTTCCTTTCCTTTCATTTGGATACCGAAAAAGGTTTCCTGGAACGAGATAAATTTCCGTTCACTCTATTTCCTGCCTATTTACAGATTGCCTCCTTAATCCTCCTCGTATGCGGAGTATATTGGTACCGAACCAAAAACAAATTGGTATTATTCTACTCAACACTTGTAGTTTGTATAACCCTTTATTCAGCATTTACGGAAGGATACGCGCAATATTTTTTACCTAAAAACGAATATAATAGTAAACTTATGTTCTCATTTGCCTTCCTTTATATAATTCTGTTGCTGCATTTTATCCGTAAATTTTTGAATTTAAGCGAAAAACTTCCGTTAGGCGAAAATATTTCCAAAGTTTTGTTAGTATTTAATTGTATCCCTTTAATCTGCGTTTGGATTCCGGAATTCCCTGCTTTTCCTTTGGAAAATGGCGGGAAAATAAATTTAATGTCCACTACTCTGCTGATTATTGGATCGGGTTTATTTCTTCTCAGGAAAGGATTTCGCCCGGCGTTGTTTTCTACTTCCGGTATAATTATTTCCGCGCTTTGTATTAATATCTTCGAACTTTCCGGAATGTACGGGATCCCGGCAAATGATTTTACACGAAATGCTCCCTATATCGGTTATATTTCGGAATACATTCTGTTCTTCCTAGGGATCACAAAGATCGCTGCAGAAAGTAAAAAGAGCAAACGTTCTTTTACCAATGTTCGAGATACGGGAAGACTAAAGGGAATTGATATACAAGAAATCAGCGATAAACTATCGGAGTTAATGGTGAAGGAAAGGATCTTTTGTGACGAAGATCTCGGATTAGAACGGCTTTCTTCCATGGTCGGCTTATCTAGGCACCAACTTTCGGAATTTTTGAATTCCATTTATGAGCAGAATTTTTACACATATATCACGGGAATACGCATCCAAGAAGCAAGTAAAGTTCTATTGGAGGAACCGGATCGAAGTATCATTTCCATTTCGGATAGTTTAGGTTTTTCCTCCCGCTCGACCTTGTACAAGGAATTTAAAAAGAAATTCGGTATAACTCCGGACGAGTTCAGAAAAAGAAACCTATCGAAACTTTCTTAA
- a CDS encoding sterol desaturase family protein has protein sequence MRFVCELSWEYCVSGFALHQLKMNFLRYYPIAGLAFLVFWVWKKDFFQKFRIQKDFPNKERIIFELKQSAITLIMFSAIAVSVYILGKLKILHLKTYKDFAEYGLPYAIFSFILLTIWHETWFYWAHRIMHHRKIYPYVHSIHHRSVNPSPMAAYNFHWVEAFLEGVYVVPALCILPLHFYVFLIHTFYAMIMNIWWHLGYEFFPKGWTTHPILKWINTSTHHNLHHQKFHGNYSLYFNFWDRILGTNFKDYSEIFENSVGPDKKEEISVTPSTYLQKS, from the coding sequence ATGAGATTCGTTTGTGAACTAAGTTGGGAATACTGTGTATCCGGTTTTGCTCTTCACCAATTAAAAATGAATTTCCTGCGCTATTATCCTATCGCCGGTCTTGCATTTCTGGTCTTCTGGGTTTGGAAAAAGGACTTTTTTCAGAAGTTCAGGATCCAAAAAGATTTTCCAAATAAAGAAAGGATCATTTTCGAACTAAAGCAGTCTGCGATCACTTTGATCATGTTCAGTGCTATCGCTGTTTCGGTCTATATCCTCGGAAAATTAAAGATCCTTCATCTCAAAACGTATAAGGATTTCGCAGAGTACGGATTACCTTACGCTATATTCAGTTTTATTTTACTCACGATCTGGCATGAGACATGGTTTTATTGGGCTCATCGGATCATGCATCATCGAAAAATTTATCCTTACGTCCATTCTATCCATCATAGATCGGTGAATCCTTCCCCCATGGCAGCTTATAATTTTCATTGGGTAGAGGCTTTTCTTGAAGGTGTGTATGTAGTTCCCGCTCTTTGTATTCTACCTCTTCATTTTTACGTTTTTCTAATCCACACTTTTTATGCTATGATCATGAATATATGGTGGCACCTAGGGTATGAATTCTTTCCTAAAGGATGGACGACACATCCGATCTTGAAATGGATCAACACATCTACCCACCATAATCTTCATCACCAGAAGTTCCATGGGAATTACAGTCTCTATTTTAATTTCTGGGACAGGATCTTAGGGACAAATTTTAAGGATTATTCCGAAATTTTCGAGAATAGTGTAGGTCCGGATAAAAAGGAGGAGATCTCCGTTACCCCCTCCACCTACTTGCAAAAATCTTAA
- a CDS encoding DUF1566 domain-containing protein: MCETENQTYRLRNFYRKSLYMSLIFTTLAGFFHCSKDPNKAESGLLLSLMDSASAVPTSSSFQLPDTNQSICYDTSGTVRSCAGTGEDGEYIDTPAPYNLTITDGGETVTETSSGLVWTRCEASQVWDGTNCLGTNYASVTWEYANSFCSQLTIAGRSWRLPSVREAILIFDYNITSGQTLPSTYFPNLPIGGGSFWTDTPVRHLQGEYVYAQDRGTIDWDVSISTAGIRCVSGPQIPFAEFADLGDGTISEQYSGLIIKKCAQGESDDLVCTGTPNNMTWQQALDSCETLDFAGKTNWRVPSVKEIYFLMSSIHTYGLPDSLFPGTVEKQILWTSTTFPNIPSNALTTSSIDEVPFTAKSTSSGIKVRCVAEN; the protein is encoded by the coding sequence ATGTGCGAAACTGAAAACCAAACATATAGATTGAGAAACTTTTATAGAAAATCTCTCTATATGTCTTTAATCTTCACAACATTAGCAGGATTTTTTCATTGTAGTAAGGACCCGAACAAAGCGGAATCAGGACTTTTGCTTAGTTTAATGGATTCCGCCTCCGCGGTCCCCACTTCTTCCTCTTTTCAGTTACCAGATACGAACCAATCGATCTGTTACGATACCTCCGGGACCGTACGCTCTTGTGCTGGGACCGGAGAGGATGGAGAATATATAGATACACCGGCCCCTTACAATCTAACCATTACAGATGGCGGAGAAACGGTTACGGAAACTAGCTCCGGACTTGTTTGGACGAGATGTGAGGCCTCACAGGTATGGGACGGGACCAATTGTTTAGGAACAAATTATGCATCCGTAACATGGGAATATGCGAATTCCTTCTGCTCTCAATTAACAATCGCAGGACGATCTTGGAGACTACCTTCCGTTCGAGAAGCGATTCTCATTTTTGATTACAATATTACTTCAGGCCAAACTTTGCCTTCCACCTACTTTCCAAACCTACCGATTGGCGGAGGATCATTTTGGACGGATACTCCAGTTCGTCATTTACAAGGTGAATATGTTTATGCGCAAGATCGAGGAACAATAGACTGGGATGTGAGTATAAGTACTGCCGGGATCCGGTGTGTATCAGGACCTCAGATACCATTTGCCGAATTTGCGGATCTGGGAGATGGAACAATATCGGAGCAATATTCTGGACTTATCATTAAAAAATGCGCCCAGGGCGAATCAGATGATTTAGTTTGTACCGGAACCCCAAACAATATGACTTGGCAGCAAGCATTGGATTCTTGTGAAACATTGGACTTTGCCGGAAAAACGAATTGGCGTGTACCCTCTGTCAAAGAGATCTATTTCCTTATGTCCAGCATACATACTTATGGTCTGCCTGATTCCTTATTTCCTGGAACGGTCGAAAAACAAATCCTTTGGACCTCCACAACGTTTCCTAATATTCCCTCAAATGCCCTTACAACCTCTTCAATCGATGAAGTTCCCTTTACGGCAAAGTCTACTTCCTCTGGAATAAAAGTTCGCTGTGTGGCAGAAAATTAG